The stretch of DNA TTTCCCAGGTTAACCCTTCTTGCTTCAGTATTGCCTCAATATTCGCCATCACCTGCCTGGTTTGTGCTACTATATCTCCCTCCCCCACTATTTCCCCCGTTTCTGGATTTATTGGAATCTGCCCTGCTACAAACATGAATTCACCCCTAGCCACAATGGCTTGACTGTAGGGTCCCACCGGTGATGGCGCTTTGGAAGTATAAACTACTTTTTTTTCCATATTTCAGTTTATATCACAAGAAAAAAGGAAAACCAACTGTCGTCATGAAGACAACAGTGGCGGCCGAATCATTTAATGATGAGAAAAAGTGCAACAAGGGCGGGGAAATAGGAGACAATGGTGTTAATAGGCTAGACCCATACTGCGAGTGGTTTCTGCCCCCAGGTACACCCGGATGCTCAAAAAGTCGGTGGGACAGGCAGTCTCACAACGTTTGCAGCCTACACAGTCTTCTGTCCGGGGAGAGGAGGCGATTTGTCCCGCTTTACACCCATCCCAGGGGACCATCTCCAGCACGTCTAACGGACAGGCGCGTACGCACTGGGTGCAACCTATACAGGTGTCGTAGATTTTTACAATGTGAGCCATGAAAAAACTCCTTTCCTACTAATTTTATTC from Geminocystis sp. M7585_C2015_104 encodes:
- the psaC gene encoding photosystem I iron-sulfur center protein PsaC; its protein translation is MAHIVKIYDTCIGCTQCVRACPLDVLEMVPWDGCKAGQIASSPRTEDCVGCKRCETACPTDFLSIRVYLGAETTRSMGLAY
- a CDS encoding RidA family protein, translating into MEKKVVYTSKAPSPVGPYSQAIVARGEFMFVAGQIPINPETGEIVGEGDIVAQTRQVMANIEAILKQEGLTWENVVKTGVFLKDLNDFAAMNEVYSQYFPSSPPARSCVEVARLPKDVLVEIECIAVRGGTGVH